The following proteins are co-located in the Solanum pennellii chromosome 8, SPENNV200 genome:
- the LOC107027570 gene encoding uncharacterized protein LOC107027570 codes for MKRMKLDWTGDSEQRLNELNMLDKFRLKAYESSTIYKENMKRYHDQRIEKRAFAVCDVVLLFNSRLCLFSSKLKSKWTGPFLITKVFPHGAVELENKEVKKGPQ; via the coding sequence ATGAAGAGAATGAAATTGGATTGGACAGGAGATTCAGAACAAAGGCTAAATGAATTGAATATGCTTGATAAGTTTCGACTTAAGGCCTATGAAAGTTCAACCATCTACAAAGAGAACATGAAAAGGTATCATGATCAAAGAATCGAAAAGAGAGCATTTGCGGTATGTGATGTtgtgcttctattcaactctaggctGTGTTTGTTTTCGAgtaaactcaagtccaaatggacagGGCCATTCCTCATTACCAAAGTTTTCCCACATGGAGCGGTTGAGCTGGAGAACAAGGAAGTCAAAAAAGGTCCACAGTAA